One segment of Candidatus Thorarchaeota archaeon DNA contains the following:
- a CDS encoding MFS transporter — translation MFDDETDEDFVDTRTSKVARFALLSAISRLGRSFRGIALPLFVVFSGFEEAFYGIIVAAAGYASALFLFPAGHLSDKKGRGVSILLGGIISGTTLFLLPFFSSRNIILILYGITGIGSGFMRTSVSTLLADYTERGEERTQSYGYTTAIGILTGMVGAFLAGLILDTQFFTWIDAEIVRYIVVFAIMGTFRFATGITGFMTERWLQDHEEIEISEPTELENPLPDSAENDAKTATLFGIGRIMMGFTSGLVVPYLILWIDTAFTPAPSLLGIIKSLSSLTLATGTLAVGLSSEKVGKLKMITLLYILAPILMFGMVNSPILILSAVFYISRMAVANMARPARSSLLMEQLSAQRRGKSVAVTSIMWTFPRQTGTLLAALMMGLFGGIVTFGRLFFPIALVLYPISVIPAYIAVRRNERIRKSHQIESEGVT, via the coding sequence CTCTAGACTCGGACGTTCTTTTAGGGGCATCGCCCTACCTCTATTCGTCGTGTTTAGTGGATTCGAAGAAGCCTTCTATGGTATCATAGTAGCGGCCGCAGGTTACGCGTCAGCATTATTCCTGTTTCCTGCGGGACACCTTAGTGATAAGAAGGGTCGAGGTGTTTCCATCTTACTTGGCGGAATCATTAGCGGAACCACCTTGTTTCTGTTGCCATTTTTCAGCAGCAGAAACATAATCCTCATTCTCTACGGCATCACTGGGATAGGCTCTGGATTCATGAGAACATCGGTGAGTACACTCCTAGCAGACTACACGGAGCGAGGCGAAGAGCGTACCCAATCATACGGTTATACTACGGCTATCGGGATATTGACGGGAATGGTTGGTGCATTCCTCGCAGGTTTGATTCTGGACACCCAATTTTTCACTTGGATTGATGCTGAAATAGTACGATACATCGTTGTATTCGCAATAATGGGCACTTTCAGATTTGCCACAGGCATAACCGGTTTTATGACAGAGCGATGGTTGCAAGACCACGAAGAAATAGAGATTTCTGAACCTACGGAACTGGAGAATCCCTTGCCCGATTCAGCTGAAAATGATGCCAAAACCGCGACTTTGTTTGGAATCGGACGTATTATGATGGGGTTCACCAGCGGCTTGGTTGTACCGTATCTCATTCTATGGATAGACACAGCATTCACTCCTGCCCCATCACTCTTGGGCATCATCAAGTCATTATCTAGTTTAACCCTGGCGACGGGAACTCTGGCCGTGGGGCTTAGTAGTGAGAAAGTAGGCAAGCTGAAGATGATAACGTTGCTCTATATCCTCGCACCAATTCTCATGTTTGGAATGGTAAACTCACCTATTCTTATTCTATCTGCTGTTTTCTATATTTCCAGAATGGCAGTAGCAAATATGGCCAGACCGGCTAGGAGTTCTCTTCTTATGGAGCAGCTATCGGCTCAAAGGCGTGGGAAAAGTGTCGCGGTCACCAGCATCATGTGGACATTCCCGCGTCAGACAGGGACCCTCTTAGCAGCTCTAATGATGGGGCTCTTCGGAGGTATTGTCACCTTCGGTAGGCTGTTTTTCCCCATTGCACTCGTACTGTATCCAATATCCGTTATTCCTGCGTATATTGCAGTCCGTCGAAATGAGCGAATTCGCAAGTCCCATCAAATAGAAAGCGAAGGTGTTACTTGA
- a CDS encoding MoaD/ThiS family protein: protein MEVRVKLYATLRQYAPEGTKIGEAFSVELDNGTIRKLIDRIGFSEEKTRIIMVNGDQTKDLDCQLEDGDLVVIFPPVGGGASGQVTPSLSI, encoded by the coding sequence ATGGAAGTACGTGTCAAGCTCTATGCTACTCTTAGGCAATATGCACCCGAAGGTACAAAGATTGGCGAGGCTTTCTCGGTGGAGCTTGACAACGGTACTATTCGAAAGCTAATCGATAGGATAGGTTTCTCTGAAGAGAAAACTCGTATCATCATGGTTAACGGAGACCAGACAAAGGACCTCGATTGTCAACTGGAAGATGGAGACTTGGTAGTTATTTTTCCCCCAGTGGGCGGTGGCGCCAGCGGTCAAGTAACACCTTCGCTTTCTATTTGA